The following are encoded in a window of Persephonella sp. genomic DNA:
- the rimO gene encoding 30S ribosomal protein S12 methylthiotransferase RimO, translated as MKIAVVSLGCPKNLVDTEIILGKMKAGDVEIVSDFEDADMIMINTCGFIDPAKEESIETILKAAEYKEKGKKLIVTGCLVERYKEQLQKEIPEVDLFIDLKEEFSIPEKLGIKTPENFDLYKNRLISTPSHTAYLKISEGCDHTCSFCAIPQIRGKHRSRSIQSIIDEAKALADRGVRELNIVSQDTGFYGMDLYGEPKLWQLLEDLEKIDGIKWIRLYYLYPTTVNEDFFKRMADSQKVVNYFEMPIQHSEDKILKDMMRGYRKSRIYKILEWKEKYIPDAAIRSSVIVGFPTETEKDFNSLMDFISEVKFDWLGVFSYSHEEGTPSFEKFEDIVPEEEKLRRKNEINKIQEEITEEKNRQMIGKEFEVLIDGFSEEWETLPVGRTYRSAFEIDGITYIETDEPLTVGSFAKVKIKDAVDFVDTVGELL; from the coding sequence TTGAAAATAGCTGTTGTTAGTTTAGGCTGTCCAAAAAATCTTGTCGACACAGAGATAATTCTTGGAAAAATGAAGGCAGGTGATGTGGAAATCGTTTCAGACTTTGAAGATGCAGATATGATAATGATAAACACCTGCGGATTTATAGATCCTGCAAAAGAGGAATCAATTGAAACTATTTTAAAAGCTGCAGAATATAAGGAAAAAGGAAAAAAACTGATTGTAACAGGCTGTCTTGTTGAAAGATACAAAGAACAGCTTCAAAAAGAAATACCCGAGGTTGATCTTTTTATAGACCTGAAGGAGGAGTTTTCTATCCCTGAAAAATTAGGTATAAAAACCCCTGAGAACTTTGATCTTTACAAAAACAGATTAATCTCAACCCCTTCCCATACAGCCTATCTTAAGATATCAGAAGGTTGTGATCATACCTGCTCATTCTGTGCAATCCCCCAGATAAGGGGTAAACACAGAAGCAGAAGTATCCAAAGCATAATAGATGAGGCAAAAGCTCTTGCCGACAGGGGAGTAAGAGAGCTGAACATAGTTTCACAGGATACAGGATTTTATGGAATGGATCTTTATGGAGAGCCTAAACTGTGGCAACTTCTTGAAGACCTTGAAAAGATAGACGGGATAAAATGGATAAGACTTTACTACCTGTATCCTACAACCGTAAATGAGGATTTCTTCAAAAGAATGGCAGATTCACAGAAAGTAGTTAATTATTTTGAGATGCCTATACAGCATTCAGAAGACAAAATCCTTAAGGATATGATGAGAGGATACAGAAAAAGCAGAATTTATAAAATCCTTGAATGGAAGGAAAAATATATACCTGACGCAGCAATAAGATCATCGGTTATTGTTGGTTTTCCAACAGAAACAGAGAAGGATTTTAACAGCCTTATGGATTTTATATCAGAAGTTAAATTTGACTGGTTGGGAGTTTTCTCCTATTCACACGAGGAAGGAACTCCGTCTTTTGAAAAGTTTGAAGACATCGTTCCTGAAGAGGAAAAGCTAAGAAGAAAAAATGAGATAAACAAAATTCAGGAAGAAATAACAGAAGAAAAGAACAGACAGATGATAGGAAAAGAGTTTGAGGTGCTGATAGATGGTTTTTCTGAAGAGTGGGAGACACTTCCTGTAGGCAGAACCTATAGATCAGCATTTGAGATAGACGGCATAACATACATTGAAACAGACGAGCCTTTAACTGTTGGAAGTTTTGCAAAGGTAAAAATAAAAGATGCTGTAGATTTTGTTGATACAGTAGGAGAACTGCTGTAA
- the mtnA gene encoding S-methyl-5-thioribose-1-phosphate isomerase, with product MRKIKDLRPLKFEKGKLFVINQLKLPQILEWIELSDYREVADAIRNMVIRGAPLIGIIGAYGFALGIKQIVDQKEPLQKSEEVLKTLKETRPTAVNLFWALERMWNRFERFVQEGKEPHKIADLLFKEAGRIEIEDYHANKSIGGYGQVLLPENANVLTHCNTGALATSGWGTALGVIRSAYEEGKNITVYVDETRPYLQGSRLTAWELVYEEIPHFLITDNQAGFLMKKGLIDAVIVGADRITANGDVANKIGTYTLSVLAKEHDIPFYVAAPTSTFDLQTESGEQIPIEERSQDEVKKCGGCTVAPEETRAVNYSFDITPASNITAIITEKGIISHIDTDHIMKFLKYRGV from the coding sequence TTGAGGAAGATAAAAGACCTGAGACCTTTAAAGTTTGAAAAAGGGAAACTTTTTGTTATAAATCAGCTGAAACTTCCCCAAATCCTTGAGTGGATTGAGCTTTCTGACTATAGAGAAGTTGCAGATGCAATTAGAAATATGGTTATTAGAGGTGCACCTCTTATAGGAATAATCGGGGCTTATGGTTTTGCCCTCGGCATAAAACAGATTGTTGATCAGAAAGAACCTCTACAAAAGTCTGAAGAGGTGCTTAAAACACTGAAAGAAACAAGACCAACAGCTGTAAATCTGTTCTGGGCTCTTGAAAGGATGTGGAACAGGTTTGAAAGATTTGTTCAGGAAGGGAAAGAGCCTCATAAAATAGCTGATCTTCTTTTTAAAGAAGCAGGAAGGATAGAGATTGAAGACTACCATGCAAATAAATCAATAGGAGGCTACGGTCAGGTTTTACTTCCGGAAAATGCTAATGTGCTTACCCACTGTAATACAGGAGCCCTTGCCACATCAGGCTGGGGAACAGCACTTGGGGTGATAAGAAGTGCATACGAAGAAGGGAAGAATATAACGGTATATGTTGACGAAACAAGACCATATCTACAAGGATCAAGACTAACAGCATGGGAGCTTGTTTATGAAGAAATACCCCATTTTCTTATAACAGATAATCAGGCAGGTTTTTTGATGAAAAAGGGTCTGATTGATGCTGTTATAGTAGGAGCAGACAGAATAACGGCAAATGGTGATGTTGCAAACAAAATAGGAACCTATACCCTTTCTGTCTTGGCTAAGGAGCATGACATACCATTTTATGTTGCAGCACCTACCTCAACATTTGATCTTCAGACTGAGTCGGGAGAACAGATCCCTATTGAGGAAAGATCGCAGGACGAGGTTAAAAAATGTGGTGGTTGCACTGTAGCCCCTGAGGAAACAAGGGCTGTAAATTACTCTTTTGACATTACCCCAGCATCTAACATAACTGCTATAATTACCGAAAAAGGGATAATATCACACATAGACACAGACCACATTATGAAATTTTTAAAGTATAGAGGTGTTTAG
- a CDS encoding YvcK family protein: MKVVAIGGGTGLSSLLRGIKHLVPEKISDLSAIVTVADNGGSSGRLREEMQIPAPGDIRNCIVALAEDEDILAKVFQYRFKEGEGLKGHSFGNLFLSVLTKITGDFLDAVEITSDILKIKGRIIPSTDQLVDIVAQFTDGTVIKGETQITEYGKKLKGKIKKIWMEPENVSAPEEAVEKIKNADVIILGPGSLFTSIIPNLLVNDIKNAIIESNACVVYICNVMTQYGETDQFTASDHIKALHKVVKKPFIDIAVVNTTAPPDELIRKYMKENAEPVTADIGNISRLGITVYAEDLLDTGSYVRHNPEKLASTLVKIFGKLKGKNAA, from the coding sequence ATGAAAGTTGTTGCCATAGGTGGTGGAACTGGACTTTCCTCACTTCTTAGGGGAATAAAACATCTTGTTCCTGAAAAAATATCTGATCTTTCTGCGATAGTAACAGTTGCAGACAACGGGGGAAGTTCAGGAAGACTGAGAGAAGAGATGCAGATACCGGCTCCTGGAGATATTAGAAACTGTATAGTTGCTCTTGCCGAAGATGAGGACATACTTGCGAAGGTTTTCCAGTATAGATTTAAAGAAGGAGAAGGACTGAAAGGTCATTCATTTGGTAATCTTTTCCTTTCAGTTTTGACAAAAATAACAGGAGATTTCCTTGATGCTGTTGAGATTACATCAGATATCCTGAAAATAAAAGGAAGGATAATACCATCTACAGATCAGCTTGTTGACATTGTAGCCCAGTTTACAGACGGAACAGTTATAAAAGGAGAAACACAGATAACAGAATACGGAAAAAAGCTGAAGGGTAAGATAAAAAAAATATGGATGGAGCCTGAAAATGTTAGCGCACCTGAGGAGGCTGTTGAAAAAATAAAAAATGCTGACGTAATAATTTTGGGGCCGGGAAGTCTTTTCACCAGCATAATACCTAATCTTCTTGTAAATGACATAAAAAATGCTATTATAGAGAGCAATGCCTGTGTTGTTTATATTTGTAATGTGATGACCCAGTACGGAGAGACAGATCAGTTTACAGCATCTGATCATATAAAAGCTCTGCATAAGGTAGTGAAAAAACCTTTTATAGATATTGCTGTTGTGAACACTACTGCTCCTCCTGATGAGCTGATAAGAAAATATATGAAGGAAAATGCTGAGCCTGTTACAGCAGATATAGGTAACATATCAAGACTGGGAATTACAGTTTATGCTGAGGATCTACTTGATACAGGAAGTTATGTGAGGCACAACCCTGAGAAACTTGCTTCAACACTTGTTAAAATATTTGGAAAACTGAAAGGAAAAAATGCTGCTTAA
- the nadB gene encoding L-aspartate oxidase — MERYLTEFDTKKLPVITTDTVIAGAGIAGLSTAVQLINFGIKPLIISKKTPTISNSFLAQGGIAAAIGKEDDPQLHYRDTIKAGRGLCIGKNVRILVEEGLERVVDLINYKVPFDRDEEGNILLTKEGGHSKRRVLHVKDKTGSAVGTVFYNLIKDRVDFLLNYYLEEILTVDNRYVGIIVSNGTEKLLIRSKSLIIATGGYSPIYLRNTSAYKISGDTIGAAYRAGCVLKDLEFVQFHPTALFIENQPAYLITEAVRGEGAILVDQNGERFVNEMKPRDEVARAIFKKYAKGEKVFLDLRPLKEKGISVKKRFPTVYNLIKSFGFSENDLIPVSPAAHYSIGGIEATANGKTSVEGIFAVGESSCTGIHGANRLASNSLLECITFGYKTAYSVYIYNMYSKISSVNISSKGTGNKIISREERRGYLIRLKKLMWEYVGLERSEKGLEKALSEIEKMEKELLAYKNSRYLVDLVYLSKGIILSAKTRKESRGTHYRSDFPEEKKDYKKHTKIYNDFKIKLEVN; from the coding sequence ATGGAAAGGTATTTAACAGAGTTTGATACAAAAAAACTGCCGGTCATCACAACAGATACAGTAATAGCAGGGGCAGGAATAGCAGGTTTAAGCACAGCAGTTCAGCTTATAAATTTCGGGATAAAACCCCTTATCATTTCAAAAAAAACCCCCACCATATCAAACTCTTTTCTGGCACAGGGAGGGATAGCTGCTGCAATTGGAAAAGAAGATGATCCTCAACTTCACTACAGGGATACCATAAAAGCCGGTAGAGGTCTGTGTATCGGAAAAAATGTTAGGATTTTGGTTGAGGAAGGTCTTGAGAGGGTTGTAGATCTTATAAACTACAAAGTTCCTTTTGATAGAGATGAAGAAGGAAATATTCTTTTGACAAAGGAGGGAGGGCATTCAAAAAGAAGGGTTCTACATGTAAAAGACAAAACAGGTTCAGCTGTAGGAACAGTTTTTTATAACCTTATAAAAGATAGAGTAGATTTTTTACTGAATTATTACCTTGAGGAGATACTGACGGTTGATAACCGTTATGTTGGGATAATAGTAAGCAACGGAACAGAAAAGCTTCTTATAAGAAGTAAGTCTTTAATTATAGCTACCGGGGGATACAGTCCTATATATCTGAGAAACACATCAGCATACAAAATATCTGGGGATACCATAGGGGCAGCCTACAGGGCAGGTTGCGTTCTTAAGGATCTCGAGTTTGTTCAGTTTCACCCTACCGCACTTTTTATTGAAAACCAGCCTGCTTATCTTATAACAGAAGCTGTAAGAGGAGAAGGAGCGATCCTTGTTGATCAAAACGGGGAGAGATTTGTTAATGAGATGAAGCCAAGAGATGAGGTTGCAAGGGCTATATTTAAGAAGTATGCGAAGGGAGAAAAGGTCTTTCTTGACTTAAGACCATTGAAAGAAAAAGGGATATCTGTAAAGAAAAGATTTCCTACTGTTTACAACCTGATAAAAAGTTTTGGATTTTCGGAAAATGACCTTATACCAGTCAGTCCGGCAGCCCATTACTCAATCGGCGGTATTGAGGCAACAGCAAACGGAAAAACATCTGTTGAGGGGATTTTTGCTGTTGGGGAAAGCTCATGCACAGGTATTCACGGGGCAAACAGACTTGCAAGCAATTCTCTCCTTGAATGTATCACATTCGGTTATAAGACAGCTTACTCTGTTTACATATACAATATGTATTCAAAGATATCCAGTGTAAATATAAGTTCAAAAGGAACAGGAAATAAGATAATAAGCAGAGAAGAAAGGAGAGGCTATCTTATTAGGCTAAAAAAACTGATGTGGGAGTATGTTGGACTTGAAAGAAGTGAAAAAGGTCTTGAAAAAGCTCTATCAGAGATAGAAAAAATGGAGAAAGAGCTTCTTGCATATAAAAACAGCAGGTATCTTGTTGATCTTGTTTATCTGTCAAAGGGTATAA